A window of Rufibacter sp. LB8 contains these coding sequences:
- a CDS encoding chorismate mutase encodes MSTPKHLNLAANSTFKRPDGQPLIIAGPCSAESEEQMLQTARGLQLVPEVTIFRAGIWKPRTRPGAFEGIGKVGLKWLKAVKEETGMKTACEVATAEHVNDALKQGVDILWVGARTTVNPFSVQEIADALEGVDVPVLVKNPVNPDLQLWLGALERLNRAGITDLAAIHRGFSSFDSRPYRNHPKWNMAYEFKKLLPEVPLICDPSHIAGKRSLLQQISQEALNLQVDGLMIETHINPDVALSDASQQVTPQGLSDLLASLVFERVLSTTTQNEEELSELRNLIDYLDNELINVLSRRSNVAKQIGILKKESKINLLQTGRWEQVMEQRMKAALREGLDEGFVKAIFQEIHQHSLHVQAAAVSKVIAPAV; translated from the coding sequence ATGAGTACTCCAAAACACCTCAATTTAGCTGCCAACTCTACGTTCAAACGCCCAGATGGCCAACCTTTAATCATTGCCGGTCCTTGCAGCGCCGAAAGCGAGGAACAGATGCTCCAGACCGCCCGCGGCCTGCAACTGGTCCCCGAAGTCACCATCTTCAGAGCCGGTATCTGGAAACCCCGCACCCGTCCCGGCGCGTTTGAGGGAATCGGGAAAGTAGGCCTTAAATGGCTGAAAGCCGTGAAAGAGGAAACCGGCATGAAAACCGCCTGCGAGGTAGCCACCGCCGAGCACGTGAACGACGCCCTCAAACAAGGCGTGGACATTCTCTGGGTGGGCGCCCGCACCACCGTGAATCCGTTCTCAGTGCAAGAGATAGCCGATGCCCTGGAAGGTGTGGACGTACCAGTGTTGGTGAAAAACCCCGTGAACCCAGATCTGCAATTGTGGTTGGGTGCCCTGGAGCGCTTGAACCGAGCTGGCATCACCGATTTGGCCGCCATTCACCGCGGCTTCTCTTCCTTTGACAGCCGGCCGTACAGAAACCACCCCAAATGGAACATGGCCTACGAGTTCAAGAAGCTGTTGCCCGAGGTACCATTGATTTGTGACCCCAGCCACATTGCCGGCAAGCGCAGCCTTTTACAGCAGATTAGCCAGGAAGCCTTGAACCTACAGGTAGACGGGCTTATGATAGAAACCCACATTAACCCAGACGTGGCCTTAAGCGATGCCTCGCAACAAGTAACCCCGCAAGGGCTGTCTGATTTGCTCGCTTCCCTGGTGTTTGAGCGCGTATTATCAACCACAACCCAGAATGAAGAAGAACTGAGCGAACTGCGCAACCTGATTGACTACCTGGACAATGAATTGATCAACGTATTGTCGCGCCGTTCTAACGTGGCCAAGCAGATTGGTATCCTGAAAAAAGAAAGCAAGATAAACTTGTTGCAGACCGGCCGTTGGGAACAAGTGATGGAGCAACGCATGAAAGCCGCCCTGCGCGAAGGCCTGGACGAAGGATTCGTGAAAGCCATCTTCCAGGAAATTCACCAGCATTCCCTGCACGTACAGGCTGCCGCGGTTTCTAAAGTGATTGCCCCAGCCGTTTAA